From Camelina sativa cultivar DH55 chromosome 20, Cs, whole genome shotgun sequence, the proteins below share one genomic window:
- the LOC104770344 gene encoding probable pectinesterase 53, producing the protein MLKFNSTKAPNLFLLLLLLLVILLCSTQTQCHTKGLRLRPRNQKNVNTTNDRTQNPEDEFMKWVRFVGSLKHSVFKAAKNKLFPSYTLTVHKKSNKGDFTKIQDAVDSLPLINLVRVVIKVHAGIYKEKVNIPPMKAFITIEGEGAEKTIVEWGDTAQTPDSKGNPMGTFNSASFAVNSPFFVAKNITFKNTTPVPLPGAVGKQAVALRVSADNAAFFGCKMLGAQDTLYDHLGRHYYKDCYIEGSVDFIFGNALSLYEGCHVHAIADKLGAVTAQGRSSVLEDTGFSFVKCKVTGTGVLYLGRAWGPFSRVVFAYTYMENIILPRGWYNWGDPSREMTVFYGQYKCTGAGANYAGRVAWARELTDEEAKPFISLTFIDGSEWIKL; encoded by the exons ATGCTCAAATTCAATTCAACCAAAGCTCCCAATttatttcttctccttctcctccttctcgtTATCCTTCTTTGTTCAACTCAAACACAATGCCACACCAAAGGTCTACGGTTACGACCAAGAAACCAGAAGAATGTGAACACGACGAATGATCGGACACAAAACCCGGAAGATGAGTTCATGAAATGGGTGAGATTTGTTGGGAGCCTTAAACACTCAGTGTTCAAGGCCGCCAAGAACAAACTCTTCCCTTCGTATACACTCACTGTCCATAAGAAATCCAATAAAGGTGACTTCACTAAAATCCAAGACGCCGTTGATTCTCTCCCTCTCATCAACCTTGTTCGTGTCGTCATCAAAGTTCATGCCGGAATTTACAA AGAGAAGGTGAACATACCCCCAATGAAGGCATTCATAACAATAGAAGGGGAAGGAGCAGAGAAGACAATAGTGGAATGGGGAGATACAGCACAAACACCTGACTCAAAAGGCAACCCCATGGGGACCTTCAACTCTGCCTCTTTCGCCGTTAATTCTCCTTTCTTTGTCGCCAAAAACATCACTTTCAAG AACACAACCCCGGTCCCCTTGCCTGGCGCAGTTGGAAAACAGGCAGTGGCATTGAGGGTGTCGGCAGACAATGCAGCATTTTTCGGGTGTAAAATGCTTGGTGCTCAAGACACTCTCTATGATCATTTGGGAAGACATTATTACAAAGACTGTTACATAGAGGGATCTGTTGACTTCATTTTTGGCAATGCCCTTTCTCTCTATGAG GGGTGTCACGTGCATGCGATAGCGGATAAGCTAGGAGCAGTGACGGCACAGGGGAGGAGCAGTGTGCTAGAGGACACCGGATTCTCGTTCGTGAAGTGTAAGGTGACAGGGACAGGTGTATTATACCTTGGGAGGGCATGGGGTCCCTTCTCAAGAGTCGTATTTGCTTACACCTATATGGAAAACATCATCCTCCCTAGAGGCTGGTACAATTGGGGCGACCCTTCCCGTGAGAT GACGGTGTTCTATGGGCAGTACAAGTGCACCGGAGCAGGAGCAAACTATGCAGGGAGGGTGGCTTGGGCAAGAGAGCTCACTGACGAAGAAGCTAAGCCTTTTATATCTCTTACCTTCATAGACGGCTCTGAATGGATCAAACTCTAA